A region of the Ranitomeya variabilis isolate aRanVar5 chromosome 5, aRanVar5.hap1, whole genome shotgun sequence genome:
GGGTCCCCACACTGGTTATGCAGGGTCCAGGGAGGGTCCACAGTAGCAGGGTGGGGTAGAGGATATGGGGACTTTTTCCCTAAACCCGTCGTGCCCCAGCAgtaactcctgtcctcacaaggacaggccccaagtgagccctactatggacacccccgACAGGAAGAAAATACAGACGCCTCCCTACGTGTTTCCTCTCCAAtcccggagattcatcaggggagttttcaaTGGCCAGAAGGCCTACATCTCAACTCAAATGTCCATGAATAACGGGTATTAGCAGTGGCTAAATAATCCCAGGAGTGAGCGACCCTATGTGACCGTGTGTCACTGTGTGTGAGTCCTCTGTATATGGTACCCATGCTCTCCATATAAGCCTTAACAGGGAACACCTCCCCCCCGGCGTGTGATGTCATTTATCACCACCCCTACTAACCTGGCACTCCAACCATTACTTAACCAGGCACCACGCTGCGTTCCTCCAGTGGAACGCAAGCTTATTGCGGGCacgtatcagctgttcaaaacagctcacatgtccctgctttgaggtgggctcaccgcctgagcccacatcaaagcggggataCTGACATCGGGGTATTAGTACATCCGATGTCAGTCAGGGATTAaggtatgcaaaaagtaaaaaagaaagttatttaaaaaaataaaaaaaatgtaaaaaagttcaaatcaccccccttttaccccattcaaaataaagcaaatttttttttttatattgctgtGTTCATAATCCCCCgattaatataaaaaaattaacccgattTCTAAACggagtaacaagaaaaaaattcacaatgaaagaattacttttttttttggtcgtcactacattgcaataatgggcaatcaaaatatTGCATCTACACCAAAGTTGTATCAATAAAAAAGTTAGTTCCATGCGCAaagaaataagtcctcacccagccccagatcacgaaaaatggagacgctacagctcTCGGTAAATGGTGCTTTTTCTATTTAaacacattttggatttttttcagcacttaaaaataaaaaataacctatacatacaTGTTTggggtctgtgaactcataatgacctggagaattataatggcaggtcagttttagcatttggtgaacatggtaaaaaaaaaaaaaaagtgtggaatttcaccgcacttggaattattttcccattttccagtacactatatgttaatgttaaaatcaatgatgtttttcaaaagtacaacttgtcccgcaaaaacacaagtcctcacatggccatattgaccggaAAAAacccacctggtcgtctaatggttaggagACCTGGAGAGggctacaagccacagtgtcttacacccagtgaaatttggtggaggatcggtgatgatttggggatacttcagcaaggctggaattgggcaggttgttctttgcgaaggacgtatgaatcaagctgcatacaaggttatcctggaaaaacaattgattccttctgctcaggcaatgttcccaaaCTCTTGAGgtgaggactgttttttttccagcaggacaatgcgccatgccacacagctagatcAATCAAGGTGtgtatgaaggaccaccacatcaaatccctgtcatggccagccgaatctccagacctgaaccccattgaaaacctctggaatgtaaatcAAAAGgaagatagatagtcacaagccatcaatcaaagaactgcttacatttttgtaccatgagtggcataaggtcacccaaaagcagtgtgaaagactggtggaaagcatgccaagacgcatgaaagctgtgattaaaaatcatggttattccacaaaatattgatttctgtactctctctgagttaaaacattagtattgtttctaaatgattatgaacttgttttctttgcattatttgaggtctgagagcactgttttttttaaaaaaaaatttgaccatttctccttttcagaaaaaaaatgcaaaatgtattgcttggaaattttgagacatgttgtcagtagtttatagagtaaaagaacaatttacattttactcaaaaatatacctataaaagagaaaaatcagactaactaaattttgcagtggtctcttcatttttgccagagctgtatattataagtATATATTTAAAACGTAGCTTGCAAATATCATAGAATATGAAGAGTTGTAAGGGACCTACAGCgtcatcgtgtccaactccctgctcaatgcaggattcactaaaccatctcagacagatgtctgtccagcctgtttgaagatttccagtgaagaactcaccacctctcgtggcagcctgttccactcattgatcaccctcactgtcaaaaagtattttctaatagccttatctgtatcttctccctttcagtttcattccattgcttctcgtgtttccatgtgcaaatgagaataaggatgatccctctacactgtgaaatccattcagatatttgtaaaccactattaaagggaacctgtcaccacgtttttggaagatgggataaaaatagcgttaaataggggcagaggtgggcgttacattagtgtgtgtgttatgcgtttattacccacctaagttgccgaaataactttgcaaagtctccgttttcgcctgtcaatcaggctggtcaggtcgcatgggcgttgtcttcccccagattttgcgtagttttccgttggtggcgtagtggtgtgcgcatgcccaaagtccggaatcctcttccaggggatttaaaatagcgcggtgttcgttattgcattggtgatcggtgggcgcggccatcttcctttggccgcgcgtgcgcagaagcggcgctctgctggccgcggcttcaggaaaatggccgccgcgatatccatctgcgcacgcgcggcatcccgcggccattttcctgaagccgcggccagcagagcgccgcttctgcgcacgcgcggccaaaggaagatggccgcgcccaccgatcaccaatgcaataacgaacaccgcgctattttaaatcccctggaagaggattccggactttgggcatgcgcacaccactacgccaccaacggaaaactacgccaaatctgggggaagacaccacgcccatgtgacctgaccagcctgattgacaggcgaaaacggagactttgcaaagttatttcggcaacttaggtgggtaataaacgcataacacacacactaatgtaacgcccacctctgcccctatttaacgctatttttatcccatcttccaaaaacgtggtgacaggttccctttaagtctcctctTGGCCTTCTTTTTTACAAGATAAACAATCCCAGAACCTTTAaccattccttgtaggacatacaatgcagtctgctcaccatcctggtagctcttctctgtacttgctccaggttttttttgtcttttttaaaatgtggtgcccagaagtggatacagtattccagatgaggcctgaccaaggtggagtagagggggataattacttcatgtgatctagactctatgcttctcttaatacatcctggaactgtttgccttttttgctgctgaatCATACTGTTGACTTGTGTGCAATCTGTGAACTATTAGTCTCTCGCACATTATGTTGCCTAGTTCTATTCTCTGTAGTAATTTAGTTTTTCTTTCACAGACGTAAAATCTTGAAATTCTGTTAAATACAATTAGTCATTACCcactgttcaagcttatctagatccttctgaatcctgtcTTCTTTAATGTTAGCTATccgtcctagctttgcatcatctgtaaATTTAATCAGATAATTTATTAAAATGCTGAACAACCCTGAGGCCAAgacagccttgtggtaccccacttgaaaccctTTTCTAAttgaatgtgcaaccatttattaccacgctGAGTAGGATCACTGAGCCCACTGAGTCCACCTGCCTGTAGCCTTGTCAGTCCcacacttggtcattttttcagtaAGGATAGTACAAGATACTTTAGCAAATgccttgctgaagttgagatatactatatcgaCCGCATTTCCTTGATTGACcgtgtcagtgattccatcataggaaattagattagtctggcatgacatgTTTGCTAGAAaagcatgctggctctggttaattactgtattcttattcaagtattcgctgtttaataatttgttcaaaggcaTTTCCTGGTATAaagagtaaggctcactggccttttCCAATTTTCTAGGATGTCCCCTGTTCTCTAGGAATTTTCAATTCTCCTAGCTAGtgattctgcaatttcctctgccatctctttcagtaccctaggatataattcatctggaccagatttaaattattttaaaattagCTAAGGGTTCCctatctcaacatcatttttgaccaccatCATCCTTTTCATCTTGAAAAAATCCTACCTCTTTGACATACACACAAAatcctttttattgcttttggttaGAGATAAGCAgacccatggaagttcgggttcttgtacccgaactttagtccaaagtttggatACCAGAACTTGAACATGAACTCCATTGAAATCTATGGGAACCTGAACTTTTGGGCCAGAAAATATATATTCTCACTCCCCATTAAAACGGACTTCCGGGAGAAATCCTTAACGTtaaagttcaggttcgctcatctctacttttggtctcccttgcaagcctcacttcattactggctttagctcttgtaACGCTTGCCCTGCACAgcacattatattcttctttagatatgctccCCTCTATCCATTTGATATATGTTTCTATTTAGCAAGTGTTTATGtttatccatcctggtctcttaaattcttccttcttttcgggattattactgattgtgcagtgagaatttactTTATAAAATCTCCCATCCATttttgtcctttagaacatccagctatTGGACCTTTCCTTTCCTAccatctttctgagtccattaaaatctgcctttctgaagttcaACTTTGAAAAGTCTGAGTCGTCGCAGGTCTTTCTTCTTTTGTCATCTAAAATTCAAAGATTACATGATCGTTGCCTCCGAAATACACAGCcatctttacttcctcaaccatttcctccctgttggtaaaaaTTAGGTCCAAGATGGCAGATCCTCTCGTTCTCgcgtctactagtgatgagcgagtatactcgttgctcaggttttccagagcatgctcgggtggtctccaagtatttgttagtgctctgagatttagtttttgttgacacagctgcatgatttacagctgctgccagtctgagtacatgtgggggttgcctggttgctagggaatccccacatgtattcaagctgtctagcagccacaaatcatgcagctgcggcaacgaaaactaaatctccgatcacatccaaatactcggagaccacccgagaatgctcgggaaaacccgagcgacGAGTATACTACTCATTTATCACTAatgtctacctttaaaaaaaaaaaaaaagtggtcagcGAGAGCAGATAAGAATTTTCATTAGTTTTGCCTGCGAGATTCCCAGCCAATATGTGGATAGTAAAAATCTTCCTTGAtcatacttttttttttgggaaaagacaTCTGATGTAAAGAGTTCATcaatatcttcagtctgtccaggtggccaatagtaaacacctacaatagtgtcctttctgtccttctctccttgtattcttaccaaaAGAGCTTTTAgagagctaccattctctgaagcttggatcgctGTGGAGATATAcgctttcctaacatacaatgaaaCACCTCCACCCTCTTGTTAAGGCCTGTTCCTTATAAATAAGTTGTCACCTCAAGGTCTGTTTTTCAATCatatgtatcatcccaccaagtttcagtgatgcctatgacatcatgtCTTTCTTCCTGTGTTatcagctccaattctccttgctCCCCATGCTCTGTGCTGTGTGAAACTAGCCATATTAAAAGTTTGGTGGCATAAAATAAAAACATCTTGATCTCCAGAAATGTTTTAAGTTTTCTGAAAATGTTCTGCAGTACTTCATGCTGGTCACCAGAAGGTGCTCCTTACTCTGCAAAAGAATGAAGAACAAACACTTGCAGCCTTGAATCCAACTCTCTACAGTCTGTCAATCCATTTTCACTTTATAATGGGTAGTAAGGATTAGTTTTATTTTAAATTTAATAGATTTTCTAAAGTAATGCAAAATATTCTGCACAGGACATTCTCAAAGTTTGCAATATATCATGGTTCACAATTCAAATCTTTGCTTCTAGATACACGGAGAATAGCCCTTATGTACACAACATATGGATGAAGGTCCAAGTGCAGAACTGCTGTACATGGACAATAGGCGCTGAATGAAAATTGTGAAAAATTTTAAGACCGAACATATTACAAAAAAAAGGATGAGGTTTTACACAGTCATGGAGAACTTAACAATCGGATAATATGGTGTCAGAAGGCAAATATAAAAATTAGAATTGGGGTACTAAATATGCACAGAAAATCATTTTATTGGGTGAAAAACAATGACTGTCCCCTGAATAGACAACATTTCATGCTTTGCTGCACTACTATACAAGACCAACAGAGAAACACCATGTCACATGCGTCTGTCGACACCGTACATAAGCCCCATAGAAAAGCCACAGAACTTGTAGTATGTTCCCAGTAACAAAACGTACAGAAATATATAGTCACAAGGACAGTGTACTAGCCATGTACAGAGGTAGATAAGGGTGCACATGTGGTACCCTAAAGTTCACTACAAATGACCGGTGCGGGGAACATTTCTCCTTCATTCCAACAGCATGAAATGTTATTCTTAAACCCCCTTTATAAAAGTACACCCCCttcaaaaaaaattatttacaatATAAAACTAATCAACAGAAAATAAGAGCATTTAGAAAACGGAAGACTTGTCGTACTAATGGCAGGAGATCCCACCTACGTGAGGCTGCAAACCATCTACTATGCAATTTTCTGCCCATCGTCCCCATCTGTAGAGCTCAGggatacatagggtcagtattactaCATGACAACAACATTAGTTTACAGAAAGAATGCTTACAACTTAATACATTAATTCTATGCACACAAAGTAACTTAAATGTATTTCGTTATATCTATAAGTGAGAATGCAAAGCTATGCTatttgggggaaaaaataaaataatgtccaTTTACACAGCCAAAACTAATTTTGCAGAAAGCAGTTTGCCTCATATTCAGGTGATTAGGGGGGTGTAATAATGGACTCTAAAAAGGGAATCCAGTCTCTAGGTTTCCTTCCCAGttattttgcagctttttttctggCTTGAAATAAATCCCATGATCTTCATACCTCTTACACAAGCATTTTTAGTGGGTTTTATGCATTACAACAAAACATATGCAGCCTTCTTATACTGGTTACCTTTAGCAGCTTTTACTCATGCAGCAACCTAGCAGATTTCCCTTGACCATATAGAAGTCTGACCATGCCAGCGGTATGAGGGCTTGTTCAGACATCCGTGGATCTCAGCCCGCAATGCGCTGACTGGCTGCGGGTCTCCCAACAGGGGCATGGCAGCTTCTTGCATTTCTAGGAGACTGTCATGCTAGGGGTGGGAGGCCTGTGAccaggccatgcattgcggtctgagATCAGACTGAAATCCATAGACGTCTGCAGAAGCTCTAAGAGCTCAGAGGTCATTGATTTTTCGCGTATGCAAAAAACAATCCAgcagtgtttttgatcagagtgTTAGTTTTTATTATCACAATTCACCGGTTCAGAGCAGTCATAGCCCACCACGTCAGAGCAGATTTTtctcttccgggctgctctgttgacgtggtgCAACTACCAAGGTCATgtcgattgacagctggctccccagtTATGTAGCGGGAGAACCGgtggtcaatcagcatgacattggaagTTACACCAcgtcaacagtgcagagagaaagaAGAAGGGGATCTGTCGAAGTAATATCATCGGGAGCCAGGAGCAGTCGTGACCAATCTCAGGCAGAAGACATCAGCACCGGGCACAACAGGTAGGTAGTTAGAAACTACATGCCTGTTAATATAACCCCTTTAACTGTATTGAAAAGTGAAGTGGACTACGATTTTCAATACAGCATCCTCCAAAAAGTTGTGTGTAATTCTTTGAAGTGATCCCACTAAAATGTAAAAATAGAATATGGAGGGAGTCTACCCAATGCAAAAGTCTGTTGTATGTTCCAAATTCAAGAGAAGACCAGAATGATTCTTAGCTGTGTAAATAACCATAAAGTCACACACCGATTCATAGCTGTAACAATACGAAAGCCCAGTACTTAGAAATGCACAACACTCCAAACTTATTCTAGTCCCATTTCCACAATTGTGTGCCATTTGGGATATAAGTGAGAAAAGAGGCAGCATAAAATAAACAATTTTCCATTTCTCAGATTCTATGCCGGCCTGGCCACTAGTGGCAGCACTGCTGGCATATGTGAACCCACATTAAAAGGGTCATTTCATAAATGGGTATGGTTGGATAGGGCTTGTAAATTCAAGCATTTTTCCAATTTATTGCTTATTAAAGTTTTCAAATGTtcagatattaacacttttttttttttttttaaagcttgatgccataggcctctttcacatttccgtcggtacggggccgtcgtaaaccgtcggcccgacggacgttgtgctaaaatcagcacaacgtgggcagcggatgcagttttacgacgcatccgctggccATTGTGAAGAGCAGGGAGGagtgggcggagttccagccgcgcatgcgcggtcggaaatggcggatccgacagacaaaaaaacgttccattgaacgtttttttgtcacgacggaccgcaaaaacacgacgcatccgtcgcacgacggatgcgacgtgtggccatctgtcgcaatcTGTCGTCTGTAATAGTCAATGGCAAAAAACAAATCCTGCGGgcccatttgcaggatccgtttttttgccataacgacggattgcgacggatgcaaaacaacggaagtgtgaaagaacctTAGAGACCGGCCACTGCAGCTAAGCAGTAGAACATGCTGTTTTTTCCTATTGATCATGTAAAGACTTGCCAAAAACTGTCCAAATCTCAGCTTGCTTTAGCATAGTGTTTAGAAACTGCGGCTGCCGCTCACTTCCTGTCaattacttaccgtattttccggcgtacaagactactttttaacccctgaaaatcttcttaaaagtcgggggtcatcttatacgccgggtgcagaccaatgtgcatatggtgagggggggtgggagtggtcccgatgaagagagggggcgtctcacaggaaagtgtgagtggagtatccccctattacctcattgtggcagtgtggggtttctgtgctggtgagcggcggcggctcctctttgtgccgcgtgggtgctctgtgctgtggggcggcggcggatcttcgtgcagcgtcggggctcctccggcatttcctcaaagccaggaggcaccggcagctccattgctgtgatgcggtggcctccgggaaaatggccgctgggggcggcgcatgctcagattcagatctcgtcccgagcaatggagctgccggtgcctccgggctttgaggaaatgccggagccccgacgctgcacgaagatacgccgccccacagcacagagccccgacgctgcacgaagatacggcgccgccccacagcacagcacccacatgGCACAAAGAGccaccgccgctccccagcacagagaccccaccgctgccacaatgaggtaatagtgggatactccactcacactttcctgtgagacgccccctctctgtcatcgggaccactccccccccaaatgGTACATTAGTCACCAGCCCTATAAGACaacacatggcatataagaagacccccgacttttaagatgattttatattttaactggaaaagttggggggtcgtcttatacgcccagtcgtcttatacgccggaaaatacggttatCGTCAGAAGACAGGGAAAGAGAAGCCGGCACTGGGCGCACATGACGTTAGCACCTCAAGTGAGCCCCGGAAAGAGTGCCGACACCGAAGGAGAGTATGTGTTTATATTTTGACGGGGAAATAATCCAACTGGGAAGCGGTTGTCCCattagcggacaacccctttaagtaaattgGAAAAGTGCTTGGTTTTTACAACCTCTATCTGACAATttccatctatgaagatgggaataacccttgatGATAAGGAGCTCCTCATCTTACTGCAACAGGCAAAATTAAAAAaggttagacaaaaaaaaaaaggtaatctaATCCCTTTGGTGAGACAATGCTACTACGACTACATTGATGGCGTGTGAGGAGATGGAAGATGCTTCAGAAGAAATGAAAACAACCTAAATAACGCAGCCCCAGTGAAAGCACCAACGCTAATCCTTTGGAAAGTTAAGGAGAATATTCTATAAATATCCATTATCTATTCTTTGTGCCATAAACTAACAATAAATAAGATGTGAATTAGTCCCTTAATCCCAGAGATGATTGGAAGGCACAGTGCAACTGCAACTGTCCCAGTGGGAGGTCACGGTAAGGCACTCCAGCAGTGGAAGTACCAGTGACTGCTGTGGAGTAAAGGCTTTAAGGAATGTGTCCAGGTAATAGAATAAAACAAAGATCAAGTGATCTAAACTCTACGGATAATAAATAAAGGGGATTCTTCAGAGGAACCCACAAGGGGAAACAAATCAGTCCAAATCTTTGTCACTCTTGTGTTAGCACTGCAATTCCAACGTGAGCATGACGTATGGTCCGACCATGTAACTTGTAACCATCCTGCTGTATGGTGGCCACACTCCCAGGCCTCCGGCCTTCTGCTGGTACATGGCAGACTATTTCATGGTCGTAGGGgtcatagtctcctcccatgggggTCATTTTCAATAGTCCGTGTTTTGTGAAAATACTTTGCAGTTTCCTTTCAATCGAAGATAATGTCTCCGACACTTCCTTCATCCCTTTTTGCTCCGCTTCTTCCACTGCCTGCTCCAGGAGATCTGCCACATCTACCAAATCCCGACTGAAGCTCTGGATACCTACAAGAAGAAAAGGGAACAGTGAGCAAACTCCCTCTAAAAGATGCTACACAGGACTGTCACGGTACGTAGATTGAGGTCACTACCGGACTTATTCCTCCACCATGTAACCAATTTTTAAAAAGGAAAATTAGACATTTCACACCCTACACCTTGAGAGATCATATTGCTTGATGTATAATGCAACACTGCTTACAGTACAGTGGCCCCCACCACCGAACTGCTTACAGTACAGTGGCCCCCACCACCGAACTGCAGACAGTACAGTGGCCCCCACCACCGAACTGCAGACAGTACAGTGGCCCCCACCACCGAACTGCAGACAGTACAGTGGCCCCCACCACCGAACTGCATACAGTACAGTGGCCCCCACCACCGAACTGCAGACAGTACAGTGGCCCCCACCACCGAACTCCAGACAGTACAGTGGCCCCCACACCGAACTCCAGACAGTACAGTGACCGCCAAACAGAACTCCATGCAGTATAATTGCCCGCATACAGTATACTGACCCCCACAttgccctgcaaacagtataatcacCCCCTTACAAagaggatgcagatacagttgaaagcaacagGTCCCCCCCAAATTACAAGCTCCATAGTGGCCACATGGTCTACCACTATTAGCGGTACACAACTGACAAACCACTGAGGGGCGCTCCAGACATGATTTACCTAAATTGATAATAGCAAATAAAGGGTTAGGAGGAAGAATATAAAATACTCTTAGCAAATAAAATCATTTCAATGGGCATCACCAGCACTATGCACGGATAAATGATTGTGGTCTACAGAAGCAGCCTCTCTTCATTAACCCCTGCCCTCATCACTCACACATAGCCGTCCCCGTTTGGATAATATCCAGACCAACTTCTTAGTTGATATTTACTGTAATTCTCTATGGCAGAAATGAGACATCTGACAATGGCGGATTCTGTATTTTACATTCTGTGGCTTGTGTGAGAGGAGCTGCTGAGTCACAAGGCATAAAggccattaaagcaccactccaatgttGTATTTCTATTTAATCACAGGTGGCATCACTAGTCCATGTACCCTGCCCCTAGTAATTTGCCAGAGGTCAGAGGTAACGATCAcaactctcaatgtaagtctatgagtgcCTTGTTCTGGCTCTTATAGACTTACACAGAAACGTGACCTCcagctcacccagcaaacactggagaccCAGCACGCTGCAAGCAGCAGACGGCGCCTGGGTAAGTATTTTACTACGACAGGTAACATGCATTAGAGATACCAAtccagaaatggaaaaaaaaatattatatgtatgtgattctttaaagggaatctgtcaccaggttatagctacctcatctgagagcagcataatttagggaagagaccccgattccagcaatgtgtcacttagtttactgggtgcagcagttgtgacacaatcagtctTTTAGAagcagcatgtagcagagctcagaaagcttatcctgcccacaccacagctctctgtgtacatagtatagtgacagtgagctgcttatcggaGGAGAGGGCATGGTCAGAACAGGGATCGCATGAACTCTGGGCAATGTGGTGATAATCTCTTTGTCATAAAACCTTAATTGTATGGAAATAGCAGACAGCCTAATATGtaacatccctgaaatctgtg
Encoded here:
- the GRPEL2 gene encoding grpE protein homolog 2, mitochondrial, which encodes MAAFRMRAVAEELRRVLSHGARHSRSSVCAYSGAAPQQRSSGNQTTGGDDQSYSVRSLESKTVKLEEEVRDLTELYNKAVEDSETVRNKTKKFVEDAKLFGIQSFSRDLVDVADLLEQAVEEAEQKGMKEVSETLSSIERKLQSIFTKHGLLKMTPMGGDYDPYDHEIVCHVPAEGRRPGSVATIQQDGYKLHGRTIRHAHVGIAVLTQE